Proteins from a genomic interval of Streptomyces sp. Tu6071:
- the pgsA gene encoding phosphatidylinositol phosphate synthase codes for MLNKYARAFFTRVLTPFAAFLLRRGVSPDTVTLIGTAGVVAGALVFFPRGEFFWGTIVITLFVFSDLVDGNMARQAKISSRWGAFLDSTLDRVADAAIFGGFALWYAGKGDNDMLAAVAIFCLASGQVVSYTKARGEAIGLPVAVNGLVERAERLVITLVLAGLAGFRVTFGVPHIDVLLPIALWVVAAGSLVTIVQRVVTVRREAAEADAAAQHLQESEATS; via the coding sequence ATGCTGAACAAGTACGCGCGTGCGTTCTTCACGCGTGTCCTCACGCCGTTCGCCGCGTTCCTGCTCCGGCGGGGGGTGAGCCCGGACACCGTGACCCTCATCGGCACGGCGGGCGTCGTCGCGGGGGCCCTCGTGTTCTTCCCGCGCGGTGAGTTCTTCTGGGGCACCATCGTCATCACGTTGTTCGTCTTCTCGGACCTCGTGGACGGCAACATGGCCCGTCAGGCGAAGATCTCCAGCCGCTGGGGCGCGTTCCTCGACTCGACGCTCGACCGCGTCGCCGACGCCGCGATCTTCGGCGGCTTCGCGCTCTGGTACGCGGGCAAGGGCGACAACGACATGCTCGCCGCCGTCGCCATCTTCTGCCTCGCGAGCGGCCAGGTCGTCTCGTACACGAAGGCGCGCGGCGAGGCGATCGGCCTCCCCGTCGCCGTCAACGGGCTCGTCGAGCGCGCCGAGCGCCTCGTCATCACCCTCGTCCTCGCCGGTCTCGCGGGCTTCCGCGTCACCTTCGGCGTCCCGCACATCGACGTCCTGCTGCCCATCGCGCTGTGGGTCGTCGCCGCCGGTTCCCTCGTCACCATCGTCCAGCGGGTCGTCACCGTGCGCCGCGAGGCGGCCGAGGCCGACGCCGCGGCCCAGCACCTCCAGGAGAGTGAGGCCACCTCGTGA